Within Runella rosea, the genomic segment TTGCTGACCAATCAGGCTTTTTGTGATTTTATGGGCGATTTGAGCCGGGTCGCTTTGCGATTTATGGACGTGCCTGAGGCCATTGCACAAATCGGACGCCTGTATTGGTACACGGTGGAGTTTGGGCTTATCAAAGAAGATGGTCAAACCAAGATTTATGGGGGGGGGATATTGTCATCGGCGGGCGAAAGTGAGTATTGTTTGAGGGATGCTATTCCTAAATATCCGTTTGATGTTCGTACGCTTTTAAACACTTCGTACCACATAGACCGTTATCAAGACCACTATTTTGTAATAAATTCTTACGAGCAGTTGTATCGCTCTGTCCCTGATATTGAGGAGATTCTAACCGAAATGTACTTGGCAGTCGGATAAAATGTGAAGATTTTTGGAAAAATATTTGTTTAAAAGTACGCCAAACCGCTATATTTGCGGCTCAATAAACAAAAGACGTCACAATCATTTGTTCATTGTTCAGCCTCCCGGAGAGATGGGTGAGTGGCTGAAACCAGCAGTTTGCTAAACTGCCGTACTCGTAAGGGTACCGAGGGTTCGAATCCCTCTCCCTCCGCAAACTTTGAGAGAGACTTAAAAATCTCTCTCAAAGAATCGGGATGTAGCGTAGTCCGGTCATCGCGCCTGGTTTGGGACCAGGAGGTCGCAAGTTCGAATCTTGCCATCCCGACAAAAAAGCCTTCCATCTGGAAGGCTTTTTTTATGCATTTTCTTCTAGATTTCAGAAATTTTTCAGCTTGACCTCCATTTAAATTACTTGACCTCCATTTAAACTAAATGCGGCATTTATACATAAAATATATCAATGCTGCAGTTAACGCTTATCACTGTCCAAACAATGGGAGTTAGTATATTCTTCATGAATGTAATAGATGGAATTAGTAAAAAATCGATGAAAATTTTGAAATCTTCTGATGAATGACAAATTGGAATTAAATATGCTATGGTTCAGATGTTGCAAATCTTTAAGCAAGGTTTGAATTGGTTTCCACAATCATTCGTATCAAATTCAATTCCGATATATACATTTTAGTTTATAATGGATATATTCGGCGGATTAAATGATGCTAAGAGTGCCAGAGCGAGAGGGAGAAAATATAAAGAAAGGG encodes:
- the phhA gene encoding phenylalanine 4-monooxygenase produces the protein MNQSYQKYTAADHEMWRKLFDRQMAQLPAIASRAYLEGIEKVGFVAEHIPNFIAETNPRLQALTGWSVEVVPGLIPHQEFFEFLAHRRFPASTWLRKPDQLEYLEEPDMFHDTFGHVPLLTNQAFCDFMGDLSRVALRFMDVPEAIAQIGRLYWYTVEFGLIKEDGQTKIYGGGILSSAGESEYCLRDAIPKYPFDVRTLLNTSYHIDRYQDHYFVINSYEQLYRSVPDIEEILTEMYLAVG